Proteins co-encoded in one Corvus moneduloides isolate bCorMon1 chromosome 7, bCorMon1.pri, whole genome shotgun sequence genomic window:
- the LOC116446600 gene encoding ribosomal biogenesis protein LAS1L-like: MLTFIPRKVSRDEEKEMQVDIKTDTEEEMEVDGGETGEEEMEVDVKEEMEEEMEVDAKEEMEEEMEVDVKEEMEEEMEVEMEDYSEDMDMDGKDEEEEDMVLG; the protein is encoded by the exons ATGCTCACATTCATCCCGAGGAAG GTTTCCAGAGACGAAGAGAAAGAGATGCAGGTGGATATAAAGACTGAtacagaggaggagatggaagtgGATGGAGGAGAGACTggagaggaagagatggaggtggacgtgaaggaagagatggaggaagagatggaggtggatgcgaaggaggagatggaggaagagatggaggttgatgtgaaggaagagatggaggaagagatggaggtggaaaTGGAAGACTACAGTGAGGACATGGATATGGATGGAAaagacgaggaggaggaggacatggTCCTGGGATGA